Genomic segment of Paenibacillaceae bacterium GAS479:
AAAATTAAAAAGGACTTAGAAACGAGATACGCCGTTCGCTTATTGCCATTGTGAATACAATGGTTTTTCACCAGAGATTCCAGCAATGCTGCGGCCTTATCAAATATGGTTGCGTAAGCATCTTCTCCGAAGATATTTTGCTGGGGCCTATGAACAGCAGATTCCAGCAAGCCGTGATCTTTGATTCCGGACTGCTTCACGTCATTCATTTTTTTCATCATGAAATAGTGGGCTGAGACGACTTCCTCTTTAGTCAAAAAGAGCGTCATCTCATCGGTTCCTCAGGTCTTCAAGAATCCCTTCATCCTCTTCAAATACATCAAAAAAAGCTTCCAGAACTTCAGGACGAACATGATCAGGAAGTTTGTTTTGCCGAGCTTTCTTTACGATTACTTCCCCACGGTCATTTTCTATAAATTCAATTTCATCACCTTGCGAAATATCGAGCTTGGTAGCCAAGCCTTTGGGCAGGCTGACTCCCAAACTATTGCCCATTCTCCCTACTTTCCGGGAATATCGGGTCACATTCGGTTTTTCATTTGTCACTTTAATCACACCATTCATTTGAGGTTCCTCCTATAGTATGATCGTCACGAATAAAGTAATACCTTATTACAGTAATAACTTTATAATGTATGTACATCTTATCAGAATTGAGCGGTACTTTAAAGCCAGTCATAACCAATCTGCGTCTATCACCGCACCGCATTCCAAGCCAGTAAAAAAAGCGACCCTAAGGTGAACAAGTCCCAATCGGGACAAAAATAAACAAATTTCCGTTGACATCATTGGCTATTCCGATAGAATTTAATTATTAATTCCGATAAGATAAATAGAGATTATATTCGTTTGATAATTGACATTGAACAGCAGGGGGTGCCGTGTTGATAGAAATCCGGAACGTCACGAAACAATTCCAATCCCGGGGCCAGAGCGAGCTGTTTACGGCCTTGGACGATGTCAGTTTAACAATCGGCAAAGGCGAATTCGTGTCTTTGCTTGGCCCTTCGGGGTGCGGAAAGTCCACCCTGATGAACCTAGTCGCGGGACTCGAAACAGCGACGGGTTCTGTCGAGGTTGCAGGAAAGCAGGTAACGGGACCCGGACCTGACCGCGTTGTCGTATTTCAGGAGCATGCTCTTTTCCCATGGCTGACCGTTCTGGAGAACGTCGCCTTTGGACTTAAGCAGAAAGGCATCGGCAAAAAGGAGCGGACGGAACTCGCGATGGAGCAAATCAGATCCGTACACCTTAGCAAGTTCGTCGATCGTTATCCCCATGAGTTGTCCGGCGGCATGCGTCAACGTGCGGCCATCGCACGTGCGCTGGCAATGGATCCGGACATTCTGCTGATGGATGAGCCCTTCGCTGCTCTGGACGAACAGACCCGGCTGATTTTGCACCGCGAGCTTGAGGACATCTGGCTACGCACGAAAAAGACCATTCTGTTCGTTACTCATAACATCCGCGAAGCGGTTATGCTCTCCGATCGCGTCGTCGTCATGTCGACCCGCCCGGGAGCGATCAAAAAGGAATTCAAGGTACAGGCCGCAAGGCCCCGTCACAAGGCGGACTCCTTGTTACATCACGTAGAGAATAGCATCATGGAGTGCCTGCGGGACGAACTCGATAAAGTCATCAAGGAGGAAATGGGCGATGAGTACAGCCTTAAGAAGGACGCTGTTCCTGGCGATTCTGATCTTGGCATGGGAAGCGGCATATAGACTGATCGGCTGGCCGTCCTGGAAGTTTCCTTCGGCGCTTCAGACTTTTGAGACGCTGTACAATGGATTCGTTGATGGGAACCTGCTTGAAGCGACCTACCAAAGCATGAAGCGGCTGCTAACCGCGTTTGTCATTTCGATATCCATCGGCACAGTGCTCGGCTTCTTGTTCGCCCGCTATCGGTGGCTGGACGAAACGCTCGGTTTCCTCGTCGTCGCCTTGCAGACGGTGCCAAGCATCGCTTGGCTCCCGTTCGCGATCATCTGGTTCGGCCTCAGCGATACATCGGTTATTTTCATTACCGCGCTAGGAGCTACCTGGACGATGGCCATGTCAAGCCGAACAGGCATCATCAACATCCCTCCTATTTATACAAAAGCAGCTCAGACGCTCGGAACTGGCACGGGATTTCGCATGTTTTTTCAAATCATGGTTCCCGCTTCATTCCCTCATCTGATCACCGGGGTACGGGTGGCGTGGGCGTTCGCTTGGCGCGCGCTGGTCGCCGGCGAGCTGATTGCCAGAGGTGTCGGGCTTGGCCAGAACCTGCAGGCCGGCCGCGATCTTGGCGATACGGCGCTCATCTTGTCAGTCGTTTTCATCATCGGCATTCTCGGAACGATCTCCGACCACTTCTGCTTCAAGAAGCTTGAGGAGAAAATTCTTGTCCGTTATGGCTTAGCCGGCGTCAAAAAATAAATTCAACATACGAAAGAGGTATAGTAGATGAAAAAGCTGATCACCACTCTTGTATCCGTGGTCCTGGCCATGACGGTACTGACCGCCTGCGGCGGTAAAAACAGTGAGGCTCCGAGCGGTTCCGAAGGCTCGTCCAAAGATGCGATCACCGTCCGTCTCGGTGTGTTCAAAAACATTACGCATGCACCGAGTTATGTCGCGCTTGATAAAGGCTACTTCCAGAAAGAGTTTGGAGACAACGTAAAAATCGAAGTTCTTTCGTTTGATAATGGCTCCGAATTTTCCACCGCATTAGCTACAGGCGAAATCGATATCGGCACGGTTGGCCCCGGTCCGTCCACGAACCAATACGTGAAATCGAAAAACTTCCGCGTCGTCTCCGGCTCCAATAACGGCGGCGCCGTGCTCGTTGTAGGCAAGGATTCGGGAATCACCGATGTGAAAGAACTCGTTGGCAAAACGGTCGCGATTCCAACCAAGGGAAGCACAAACGAAATCTCCCTGCGCTTGCTGCTCCAGCAGGCCGGCCTTAAAGTAACGGACGATTCCACGGGCGTACAGATCATCGCTCGCGCGCCTGCCGACACGCTTATTGCGATGCGCCAGAAGGAGATCGACGCGACTCTTATTCCAGAGCCGTGGGGGACTCAAATGGAGCAAGAGGGCATTGGCTCCATTCTCGTCGACTGGAACAAGATTCCGCCAAACAACGGCGACTATCCGCTGTCGATCATGGTTGCGAGCGATAAATTTATTAAAGAGCATCGCGATCTTGTCAAAGCCGCGATTAAGGCTAACCTTCAAGCCATCGACTTCATCGAGAAATCTCCAGACGAAGCCTATGCCTCGATCAACAACCAGCTCAAAGAGCTAACGGGCAAAGCGATGGACGTAGAGCTGATCAAGGCTGCTCTGGCCCGCTGCCACATCACTTCCGATGTCAGCAAGGAAGCAATCGAAGAAATGGCGAAGGTGTCCATCGAAGCCGGTTATATTAAAGATATTACGGTCGACACCCTCGACCTGAGCGAATTCGTCGACTTGTCGATGCTTGAAGAAGTTAAGACAGAGAAATAGGGAGCACCCAATGCAATGAGCAAAAAAATCGTGAACAGCGTAGTTGAACTGATTGGCGACACCCCGGCAGTCCGCATTAATCGTCTCGTGGGCCCGAACGATGCCGAGGTGTACATTAAGCTTGAAATGCTAAACCCGAGCGGCAGTGTGAAGGATCGTGCCGCTTACAACCTGATCGCCCAGGCCGAGCTGGATGGTCGGTTGCAGCCAGGCGCAACGATCATCGAGCCCACAAGCGGCAATACCGGCATAGGCCTCGCGATGAATGCGGCAGCCAAAGGTTATAAGGCAATTCTAATCATGCCGGACAACATGACCAAAGAGCGTATTAACCTGTTGAAGGCTTACGGCGCGGAAGTGGTACTGACACCAGCAGCGGAACGCATGCCTGGCGCGATTCGCAAAGCGCAGGAGCTAAACGCGCAAATTCCGAATAGCTTCATCCCGCAGCAATTCGAGAACAAGGCGAACCCGGACATTCATCGCACGACGACAGCTCTCGAGATTATCGAGCAGATGGAAGGCCGTCTCGACGCCTTTGTCGCTTCCTCGGGAACGGGCGGAACGATTACCGGCACTGGCGAAGTACTGAAGGAGAAGCTGCCGGGCATCCGCATTCTCGTCGTCGAGCCGAAGGGCTCGCCAGTTCTCTCCGGCGGAGAGCCTGGCCCCCACAAGCTCGTCGGCACCAGCCCCGGCTTCGTGCCCGCGATTCTGAACACGAACGTGTACGATGAGATCGTACAGGTTGACGACGAAGATGCGGTGCAGACGACGCGCGATCTCGCTTCCCGCGAAGGCATCCTAGTCGGCCCGTCCGCCGGCGCTACCGTCTGGGCGGCGCTTCAGGAAGCCCGCCGTCTCGGCCCGGGCAAACGGGTGCTGTGCATCGCCGCGGATACGGGCGAACGCTACTTGAGCATGGGGATCTTTTTCTAGACATTTGGTGAGACAGATTATGCAAGTTGTACACTAAGAGGAAAAAGTGAGCATACAGAACGACTGCAGCCGTGCAGATAATGAAGAAGATGGCGTTTCTCCTCCAGAAGAGGGCTAAAGAGGAATAATCCTCCTTAGCCCTCTTCATTTTGGTCTGAATAAAAAGAGAAACCCTACCGTCTTAAAAAAAGACGCGGGTTTCTCGGCACTCTGGTCCGCTTACAGAGCGAACGGACTTTAGGTAGTATAGAGGCGAACCGTGACTATTAAAAGCCACAGCTCGCTGCCACTACTATTCCTTCCAATTTTCAATTCCAGTTTCAAGATGCTCGAAAGAATGCGGAATCGAAGCTTCCATGATGTCTAAATAATTGCTGTGATCTTCCGGAATATCGGTCCATTCCGGTCCAACCTTGATATCCCAAGGTTTACGATCCAGCAGCCCATTAAGGATTCTAATAACCTCTAATCTCGTAATGGATTGATTCGGATTGAAGTTCTTCTCCGTAAAATGCACCAGCACACCTTGCTTCTCGGCCGTTGCGATGGCTTTTTCAGCCCAGTGTCCTGCTACGTCCGTATATGTGCTTTCCTGTGCGGTGTCCCATTGGTACACATTCATGAGGATCTGCGCGAATTCCGCCCGAGTGATTTGTTTCTTCGGTTTGAAAGTCTTGTCGCTGAATCCGACCATCCATTCATTATTGGATGCAGCCGTGATCGCATTCGCAGCCCAATGTTTTGCACTGACATCTGAATACGATGCTTTGTTAGAGCCCGCTGCAGATGTATACAAACGGGACAAGATCGCAGCCATCTCCGACCGGATAATTCCTCGATCCGCTTGGAAAGTATCATCTGGATATCCAACCATGTAAGCACTATGATCGCCTGTTGACTTTACTTTCGGCTTTGTAGAGAAACTGAATTCCACAATCGTGTCTCCGACATGGATGAGGCCGTCCTTAATATAGCTGTCATCCCCAAAACGCTCTTCACGCTTATCGGAACGACTGTCAAAAATGATGTAGCCATTCTTCTCACCTGTAAAGTAGTAATCACCATCTGCGTAAACCATCCAGCCATATTGGCCGCTGGTTGAGCTTATCTGTGGGTTGTGATTTTTGTTCGGCGCAAAATCCGGAAGCTCAGGAAGTTGAACAAGCGTTCCCGGCACTCTGCCTTTGGAACGATTCAGTTCCGTATCCGCCCAATACAATTGCATATTCACTCCTGCAACAGGCTGATTTGTCACCGTATCGAGAATCGTACCATATGGATCGACCAGATCAACCGCCAACTTGGCATTTCCATTGCTATCCACAGTTAGCTTACCGGCAGGACCCGCCAGCTTCTCTCCGTTAGGCGCAAACACGTTCAGCGACAAAGTATATTCGCCGGATGGGAGTTGCGGAAGCGTAAAGCTGCCGTCTTGGCTCATCACAATATTGGGCAGATTCAGCTTTTGGCCGTTTGCTGATATTATTTCGCCGGTTACTTTCAAGTTGTTTCCGACGAGCTTCGTAATGATCTCCTGAACAACTTTGCCACCGTTCGCTTGGTCCGAAACAATGACTTCCGGTTTCATTGTAGGTGCAGGCTGTTGTACACCATCCGTATTTCCTGCAGGCGGAACTTCTACAGGTGGAATTTCTACAGGTGGGATTTCAACAGGCGCGTTTGGTTTGATAGTAACCACATTAGACATACCTGCATATGGACCCGATTCCACGTTTAATCGGAAATAGTAAGTTTCGTTACTCGATAAACCCGCTAACGTTGCACTTGTTGCAACAGCATCCAGCGTCTCCAATGGGCTAACCGGTCTAAAGGTAGTTCCGTCTGTAGATTGTTCTACAACAATGTTCGTTGCCCCCGTTAAAGCAGGGAATTTCAATGTCACTTGTTCAATGCCTGCAACGGCCGACAAAGTGGTGATTGGTTCCGAAGGCGAGGCATCGACCACATTGGACACGCCTGCATATGAACCAGATCCGACGTTTAATCGGAAAGAGTAGGTTTCTCCGTTCGTTAATCCGGTTAAGGTTGCACTTGTTGAAGCAGCATCCAGCGTCTCCACCGGGCTAACCGGAGTAAAGTTTGTTCCATCGGTAGACTGTTCAACAACGATGCTCGTTGCCCCTGTTAAAGCAGGGAAATTCAATGTCACTTGCTGGTTGCCTGCAACGGCCGACAAAGTGGTCAACGATTTTGAAGGCGAGGCATCGACCACATTGGACACGCCTGCATATGGGCCCGATCCGACGTTCAGTCGGAAATAGTAGGTTTCGCCGTTCGTTAATCCGATTACGGTTGCACTAGTTGAAGCAGTATCCAGCGTCTCCACCGGGCTCACTGGAGTAAAGTTTGTTCCATCGGTAGACTGTTCAACAACGATGCTCGTTGCCCCCGTTAGAGCAGGGAAATTCAATGTCACTTGCCCATTGCCTGCAACAGCCGACAAATCGCCTAAAGGAGCTGGATCAGCCGCAATCACATAAACCGTAAATGTCTTCTCGCTAGTAAGCCCGTCTTTGGTGATGGTTGCCGTCAAGGTCACGTAAGTTCCCGATTGAGCGATTACCGGCCTTTTCACGGTTCCATCTGGCGCGATGACCGACGGCTGGTCAGAGGACCAGACGGTGGTTACGCCATCGTCTTGTTGCAGTGTAAGATTGTTTTTCACCGAGTTTTTCGTTTCTCCGAGTTTATACCCGATATCGGTTTTGTCCTCTGCCTTTTCAATGGCCAGAATACCATCTTTATAATCCGAAATGAGTTGGTTCGCGATTCGATCAGCTATTTCTTCAATGATATCAGCACTGGACTTATCGGAATTGACATGCTGACCGCCGTTTGTAATGCCGTCGATAAACGTTTGGTCGATAACCTCATACGTGGCGCTGGTTACTCCAACATATTGTGCGCCGCTGTTATTGAATGACTCCGTCAGTTTAGATTGATTCGTTCCCCCGTCTAATTCTCCGCGAGGGTCATCGTTAATGTTCACGATATAACGCAGCGGGGACGTTCCCCAATTGATTTTATCCGCGGCTACATCCAATGGCTTGCTCGAAGTCGAAAACAACTTCATATTATCAAATGCAAAAATCGAAATAATCCCGCAGCCATGGCCTACATGGCTAACGATCGGACCAAATTCATCTCCGTAAACATTTGGGAGAGTTAAATTCCTAATGATTTGGTCACCATTATCCCACATGTTCAACGTCGTATCCGTTGCTACGACTTTAATGCTGTGGTGAGTGGATGCCCCTTTCACGAAACTTCCGATTTGGGTAACGCCTGGCATGGAACTCAAAGCTCTGCTCTTCTCATTATGTAGTGCGGTTGCGTCCACACCATTGATTTTGTATACTCTGACAGCACCTTGAACATATAAAATCGAATAACCGCTTAATTTTCCGTTGCTGTCTATCTCCGTATTAAATAGAAAACCGCCGCCTTCCATGCTGTGATAATCCACTTTGGATTCATCCATATCGAAGGTGATGATTTTTTTGCCTGAAGGGCTTCCTTGCGTCAGCATGAAATCCTTATAAGCAGGTGAGGTATAACCATAGAAGGTTAACGTGTTGCCTCCATTGGAAATTTGAACATGATTGTAATCAGGGGTTTCAACCATCGGAGTGATAGCTGAAGGTTTAATATACCAGCTGTCATAACCGTTATGCACATAAGTCGTATCCGATACCGTTGTCCGGTCTGCACTCGCGTCCATGATCGACACATACTTAGGATTTACGCCTCCAGCTATCAGCTTAGCTTTAACAGCATCATTCAATTGGCTCTCAAAATTACTAGAATCATAAACACTCGTTCCGGAGTTATAGTAAACCTCTGCTACCGGCGAAAGCGCATATGCCATTGGCATATTCGTAATAATTAATAGCGTTGCCACTATCATCGAGATTATCGTTTTTGTTTTTTTCAACTGTTTCACCCATCCTGTAAGTTTAGTAACCTTGTGAAATCCTACACTGACACTGACCAGTGACCCCTTATCCCCATTAATGAATAAATAAACTGTGCTGCAACACCCTCCAACAAAGCATATTGTAAAAATTGTTAATTCCAACATATCAGAAGCATCTCTCAAATATCTCTCAAATTCGACAACTGTCGACAGGTAGATTTTTGAGAGATCATTACCCTATGATAGTATCCATAGGGGTGTGACTACAGATGAAGAAACTAATTGGTTATCTGGGTGTAATATGCGCCTTAATCGCCATTCTCTATATCATTTTTAGCGACCAGGACACAGGCGCCGTCAAAATCAAAGCCGTAGACGGCGTACTTAACTTGCGAGAGCTCAAGGATTCACCGTTTGTATCGTTAGCTGGCGATTGGAAATTCACCGCCGAAGCTTTTGTATCCCCGACTGACTTTAATAACAAAGCCGAAAATCTGCCCGTACCCGGTGCCTGGGCATCGGATGTCGAGTGGGGCTCCTATCAGTTAATGGTATACCTGCCCGATCACTGGTCAGATGAGCTTGGTCTCCGCGTTCGAAATATTTGGTCCGCCCACACCATTTACGTCGATGGTATACCTCTCTCAAAAATAGGAACAGTGGCAGCAACCAAACAAGCGACAACCCCGGATAATCCTTCCTATGAAGCCTATTTTAAACCGGGCAGCCAACAGCTCCTTATTACCATTCATGCATCCAATTTCTATAACACGAGAGGCGGCATCGTACTGCCGATCGATTTCGGCGACGCCGAGCAGATGAAGGAAGATGTGCAGCGAGATCTTTCCCTGGAGTGGACGGCTACCTTATGGTTGCTGCTGTTCAGCATGTTCCATATGACGATCTACTTGCTGCGAACGAAGGACGAAGCCTTCTTGTACAGTGGACTGCACTTTCTGCTGTTGGCGTTGGTCATCGTCCTGCGAGGAGAGCGGCTATTCATTCGGGAGTTCCCATCGTTTCCCTTTGAACTCTATTTTCGCCTGCAGGATACCGTTACCTTCCTGGCCGCCATCTTGCTCATTGTTTTTATCGTCAAAATGATTCCTTCTATTATGAGTAGAAAGACGATGCATCTTCTTTTTCTGCCGATCCTGGTCTATTCATTCTTAAATGCGGTCCTCCCGGCCAGAAAAATATCGGTTACGCAGTATCCGCTCTTTTATTACTTCGATGCATTAATCCTAGGCATTATTGTTCGCATCTTCTATTTGACGCTAAAAAAGCGAATTAATATAAGTAGAAATGAAGCCGTCATCCTTTTATTGATGCTTCTGTTTTTAGCCGTATTCGCCATAAGCGCTTCATCGGACAGTTTATTTTTTACAGGGCGAAACTACATGAATCGTATTGGATTTATTGGATTTCTCGTGATGATGAATGTTTTTCTTGGCATACGTCTGATGAACCGGGCTGAGGAGTCAGAGCAACTTAGTACCAGACTGCAGAAAGCAAACGATGCTAAGGATGCTTTCTTGAAAGTTACGACTCAGGATTTGCAAAGGCCTCTGCATGATGCCGTCCATCTAGTGGGGGCGATTGCCCGGGAGCCCAGTCGCGAGAAGCAAGCGGAGCAATTGTACTTGGCTGAGCAGCTGATGGGGAACATGGTGTATTTGCTGAGAGATCTGCATGATTTTACCCGCATTCGATTTGATGATTACGCGATTCAGCTTAAATCCACCAATCTTCGGATGGTCATCCTCCATGTCATTCAGCTGATGCAGTTTACCTTCACGAAGAAGAAGATCGTAATCAACGAACAAATTCCGAAACAGCTTTACGTATGGGCAGATGAGCAGCGCTTGACGCAGGTATTTATCCGAATTATGACAGAAATCTCTCACGATACCGCAGAAGACCGACTGACCATTGAATCTATGCAGGTCGGCACGGATGTCCTGCTTCGAGTGACTTCTGCCGGTGAATCTTCAGCGAATCGGGATCGCCCGCATTCTTCGGGGCTGATGATGACGGAAGAACTCATTCAACAGATGAACGGAAGCATCACATATGAACATTTGCAAGGCGAACTTCGCTTTACGGTCACACTAGCGTTTAGCGAATTTAAAGATCCAGTTACAGTAACGGAGCATGAATATAACCTACAATCTGTGGTGCATGTGGAAGATCGGGCGTTAGGAACGCTCTTGATTGTCGATGATGACGCGATGCATGCGGAAGTCATGAGAGACATGCTGGGGGATACCTACACGGTGCGAATCGCTTATACGGCTCAAGAAGCGCTTGAGTATTATAGCAATCATCCGGAAGTCGCGATGATGATCGTAGATGATATCATTCCTGGGGACATGAATAGTTTGGAATTGCTTCGGCAAATCCGTAACCAGGCATCCTTAATGGACCTGCCGATCTTAATGATGATTTCTTCCGAATATCCCAGACATATTGAGATGATTTTCGCTGCTGGCGCTAATGATTATTTACTGAAGCCTTTTCCCAAAGAGACCTTGATGGCTCGCTTGAATGCCACAGAACAAACGAAGCAGTCTATGCTGAAAGCGATTGAGTATGAAATGGCCTTTCTGCAAACCCAAATCAAACCGCATTTTCTCTATAACGCACTTAGCAACATTATTGCCTTTTGCTATACGGATGGAGAGCGTGCAGCTCATCTGCTAACGATGCTCAGTTCTTTCTTGCGTTATATATTCGAGACGAGCCGGGACGGACAATTCTCTACCCTCCAGAAGGAAATGGAAATTATCGAGGCCTATGTAGAGGTGGAAAAGGCTAGATTTGGCGAGCGGTTAACCTTTGCTAGTGACATCGATCCGTCCATTGCCGTGGAGCAGGTTCTGATTCCTAGCCTGCTCCTGCAGCCTTTAGTCGAGAATGCGATTCGCCACGGCCTATTCGACAAGGAAGGTCCAGGTCATGTTCAGGTCACTGTTTCCTTGCGCGAATCCTTTTTAAACATATCCGTCGCCGATGATGGCGTAGGCATGTCTGCCATGCAGTGCGCTCAATTAATGAGGGGAGCGAATGCCAAGGCCGGAATCGGCTTTACGAATGTTCGTCGGCGCGTCCATGATCTCACCCAAGGAAGCCTGGAGATTAACTCGTCGCCGGGCAATGGAACAACCATTCAAATCATGATTCCCATGAAGGAGGGACAAGAGTAATGTGGAAGATCATCATCGTGGAGGATGAAAAACCAATTCTAGGCCTGCATGCCAGATTGCTTGAAACGTATGGCCCCTTTCAAGTTGTAGGCTGCTTCGAATCGCCGTTTGATGCGCTGCAGGAAATACCGAAGCTGGAATTGGATGCACTCGTGCTCGACATTGAAATGCCAAGAATGACGGGGCTTCAGCTTGCTCAGAACTTAGTGGAGAACGGTATTGATGTACCTGTAATTTTCACGACCGCTCACCAACAATATGCCGTACAAGCCTTTCGCGTGCAAGCCCTGGATTATCTCTTGAAACCGTTGACCATAAATATAGTGAAGCAGCTTGATGAACGCCTCCAGAAGTATTATGGACAGAAACCAAAGCTGGCCCATAAGAAGGAACTCGATGTTCAGTTATATGGAGAAGCATCCGTTATGAAAGGAGAGCAGCTTGTGAAATGGCCTACCCGCATAACGGAGGAGTTGTTTTACTATTTGCTCCTCCATGAAAATAAATTATGTCAAAAGTGGAGAATTATCGATGACCTCTGGGCAAACGTGGATGAAAAACGAGCGCTTTCTAATTTGTATAATACAATTTATCGGATGCGTCAGCTGTTTATGGAGCTTGATATTCCCATTGTCATCGAACGAATGAATGATGGTTATATTATGAATACGAACAGCAGCATCGTAATGAAACCGAAAGAGAGGCCGGATGCCCCTCTGCTGGGATCTAAAGGATATCTTTGGGCTTATGGTTGGGAATTTGGATGGTAAAGCAAAAAACCACAACCGGAATCGGTTGTGGTTTTTCATACGATGCCTCATATGAAAGGAAGTTAGGGGAGATTTCAGCTACGATCCGGATTCATCATCCTCATCGAAGAAATCTCCGTATTGATCAGGCGCTTTTCCTTTCGAATCTAGGAGAGCAGGGAGCTTCATTCCTCTCAAGTCCCCATCTTCTAAATATTGAACGATGAATCTCCACTCATCACCATAGTCGAATAACAGCAACATCTTCTGTTTGGGTGTATGGAATACCTTACTAACCTTCGCGTTCTTCACACCTGGGAAATTCATCTTTTCGCCCATATCGGCAAATAGCTCGTATCCTTCCTCCGACCGGGTCCAGTTTTTTAGTTCAATCCTTCCGCGGCGCGACGTCAGCCGCCTTGTTCTTGGGCGGTCTGCCTCTGCGCGGCTTAATTGCCGCATCGGCAGTACTACTGCCTGCACGAGTTCTCGTCGGTTCCTTGTCCATGTCCAGATTCAAATCAATGCCGAATGTGCCCGCCAAGTCGCCATCCTCCATCACTCTGCGGCCGCGCCGTCCGTCTTTGCCCAGCATCGTTTTCGATTGCTCGGCAAGTGAGGCCGTAATCAGCTCGTCCATCTTGACCATGCGCAACTCAAAGAACAATGCAGCATTATCGTCGAATCTTGCGCCAATCCCATACAGCACAGCGGCTACATGTTTACACATCACTGCATAGTCAGGACAACTGCACGAGAATTGAATGTCCTTGGGTGAAGGAAACAAACCTGAACTTTTCATTATGAATAGATCAGATAAGCCCTTCGGAAACTTGCCAGCAGCCAGTTCTTGCAGCGAGTTGATTTTACCTGAGCACTCCTTCACTATACTGTTCCACATCTCATTCGAAAGCGGAGTTACCTTGACCTCAATTTTATAAGGTTTCGACGAGCTGCCTTGCACAAGCGCCGCTACCTTGCCTTGTGCAACTTGAAGATCAAGCACCGCACCATGCCTGACATAGCTGCGCCCCCGATCAATCCGATTGCTGTAATCCGCATAGCTTTCCAGATTCGAGCACCATGCCTTGCCCCACCAGGTTGCCGCAATCGTGCGTCCAGAAATAACGATCGGCCAAACCTTGTTATCTTTTTTTTTCAGCTTTTCTACCGCAGCTGCCGCCCGACGTTTCTTCTCCGCCACTGGAACATACTCTGGAAAGTCATTGTAGAACGCCATCGTCCCACCTCCCTGTTACGATAGTCGCATCAGATCCAGCAACTGTCCGTTATCCATCTCCGTTATCCAGCTCTCCTGAATGTCGGGTACAATCTCATTGGACAATCGAAGCTTATCCGTAATGATTTGGTCGATCTTTTCCTCCACAGTGCCTTGCGTAATAAATTTGTGGACGATTACATTCTTCTGTTGGCCGATGCGGAAAGCGCGATCCGTCGCCTGATTTT
This window contains:
- a CDS encoding SWIM zinc finger, producing MAFYNDFPEYVPVAEKKRRAAAAVEKLKKKDNKVWPIVISGRTIAATWWGKAWCSNLESYADYSNRIDRGRSYVRHGAVLDLQVAQGKVAALVQGSSSKPYKIEVKVTPLSNEMWNSIVKECSGKINSLQELAAGKFPKGLSDLFIMKSSGLFPSPKDIQFSCSCPDYAVMCKHVAAVLYGIGARFDDNAALFFELRMVKMDELITASLAEQSKTMLGKDGRRGRRVMEDGDLAGTFGIDLNLDMDKEPTRTRAGSSTADAAIKPRRGRPPKNKAADVAPRKD
- a CDS encoding Response regulator receiver domain-containing protein codes for the protein MWKIIIVEDEKPILGLHARLLETYGPFQVVGCFESPFDALQEIPKLELDALVLDIEMPRMTGLQLAQNLVENGIDVPVIFTTAHQQYAVQAFRVQALDYLLKPLTINIVKQLDERLQKYYGQKPKLAHKKELDVQLYGEASVMKGEQLVKWPTRITEELFYYLLLHENKLCQKWRIIDDLWANVDEKRALSNLYNTIYRMRQLFMELDIPIVIERMNDGYIMNTNSSIVMKPKERPDAPLLGSKGYLWAYGWEFGW